The following DNA comes from Methylophilus sp. 5.
TTTCACTTTCATGGCGCGGGTGTGAATGAAGCTGCTATGTATTTACCAGCCATGCAACAACTGGCTGAGCAGATTCATCGTGCCATGCCTGGCCTGGTCGGCTACTGGGGCGCTGACATGATACTGACGCAAGACAATCAATTAATGCTGGTTGAGGTGAATCCCCGGTTAACCACGCCTTATATCGGCTTATCGCAATTACTCACAGAAAATCCTGCTGAAATGATCCTGGATACCATTTTGAACAATCATTTGAATTCTGTTCGTGCGCAGTCATCATGCGCAGTGACATTAACTACTGCATCTAGCCAGGAGTCTTTGCCACGATGAAACGGGCTGTGATCGGTTGGGATATTGGCGGCGCGCATGTGAAAGCGGTGATGCTGGATGCGCAAGGTGACATTGTGTGTGTGTTACAGCAGGCATGTGCGTTATGGAAAGGCCTGCCATTGCTTGAAGAGGCGATCAAGCATGTATTGCATCGCTGGCAAATAACGCCCGAAGATTGCGATCATGCAGTCACCATGACTGGCGAGCTGGTCGATTTGTTTGATAATCGCTGGCAGGGCGTAAGGGCGATTGCAGAGACCGTACAGGCCTATTTGCCACAGGCCGCGTTTTACTGGGCCTCAGCGACAGACGGCGCAGGTTTTACTGCCAAGGTTATCGGTCACGAGCCGCAGATTGCCTCCATGAACTGGCACGCGTCAGCGCAATGCCTGGCTACCAGCGTTGCGGCTTTACCCGCTTTGGTCATTGATATTGGTAGCACTACCAGTGACATCACACTCTGTGACCAACAGCAGGTGTTCGCCTCAGGCTGGTCTGATGCCGAAAGAATGGCAAGCCAGGGCTTGTTGTATACCGGTGTGGTGCGCACGCCATTGATGGCACTGGGGCCGTTGATTGCTTGGACAGCACCTGGGCAAACGCAACCTGTGCTGCGCCATATTGCTGCAGAGTATTTTGCAACGACCGCAGATGTTTATCGCTTGCTTGGCGAGTTACCAGTCAGTTATGACCTGGCTGAGACGGCAGATGGTCAAGGGCGCTCTATGGTTGACAGTATGCGGCGCCTGGCGCGTATGGTGGGGCATGATGTTGAAGATAAAGCAGATGACGTCTGGCAGTCGTTGGCGCTTGCGTTTAAAGCCGCGCAACTCGATAGCTTGCAAAAGGCCGTACAGTCTATCATTGTGCAGGCACCAAAGCCGCCTGTGACATTGATTGGTTTAGGCGCGGGCAGTTTTCTGGTCGCAGCGTTGGCGCAGCGCCTGGCGTTGGCTTATCAACCTGCCACGGCATTTATGCCAGCAGGCGATTTACAATTAAAACAAGATGCAGAGGTCTGTTTTCCGGCCTATGCGGTTGCGAGGTTATGGCAAGCATGGCATTAACGCAGTTTGATTTACCTTATGCCGAAGGCATGCATTGGCTACAGCAAGTCAAGCATCTGGCCTGGCCAATGTTGCTCGAGAGCGGGCGGGTACAGACTCCGCACACGCAGGCAAAAAACGGGGTAGATGAAGAGACCAGTTTGGGCGCCCGTTTCGATATCGTGGTTGCCGCGCCTGTGGCTAAAATCATCCACCGCCAACCGATCACCGAAGTGCATGCCAATCAAGTGGTCAAACAGACAGAGCAAGACCCTTTTCAGGTGATTCAGCAATGGTTGTCGCCACATGTGGTTGAACGGGTGACGGATATTCCGTTTGCAGGCGGCGCACTGGGATATTTTGCCTACGATCTTGGCCGTAGTATCGAAATCTTGCCAGCGCTGGCTGCTGCGGACATGCCATTGCCTGACATGCTGGTTGGTATTTACGATTGGGCGATTATTGTCGATCATCATCTCGGTAACAGCAAGCTGGTATCGCATTGCCGTTTTATTGACCAGCAGGCGCTGACCACGCTACATCAGCAACTATTGCAAGTGCCAATTGAGCGCCAAATTACATATCAGACACCTGCGTTTAAAGTGACCGGCGAGATTGAGCCAAATATGGATCAAGCGGCTTATGCTCAGGCGTTTCAGCAAGTCAAAGACTATATCAGCGCGGGCGATTGCTACCAGATTAATCTTGCGCAACGGTTTGCAGTGAGCGTGGCTGGTGATGCCAGCCAGGCCTACGACCACTTCCGCCAATTGAGTCGTGCGCCATTTATGGCTTACCTGCAGGTTGAGGATAATGCCGGGGCACCATTGACGGTCTTGTCGATGTCGCCAGAGCGGTTTTTGCAGGTGATTGATCGCAAGGTCGAAACCCGGCCAATTAAAGGCACCCGGCCACGGCATGCCGACGCAACTGCCGACGCGCAAGCAGCTGAGGAGTTGGTGCATAGCATTAAAGATAGGGCAGAGAACCTGATGATTGTCGATTTGCTGCGTAACGACATTGGTAAGGTCTGTGAAGTCGGGTCAGTCAAGGTGGATGCCTTGTTCAAATTACAACGATTTACCAATGTGCACCATCTGGTGAGTATTGTGCGTGGCTTGCTGGCCCCTAAGTTTCATGCGCTGGATTTATTACGCGGCTGCTTTCCTGGCGGGTCGATTACCGGTGCGCCCAAATTGCGCGCGATGGAGATTATCGAAGCGCTGGAACCACACCGGCGTGGCATTTACTGTGGCAGCATTGGCTATATTGGCTTTGATGGTAGTATGGATACCAATATCGCAATAAGAACCGCCGTGATATGCAATGACCGTATGACTTTTTTTGCCGGCGGTGGTGTGGTGGCAGATTCGGATTGCGCCAAAGAGTATCAAGAAACATTTGATAAAGCTTCGCAATTTTTCAAGTTGGTTGCACACTTTAAAACTAAAAACTAATACTCGGGGCATAGATATGTGGGTGATCAAGCTAGGGGGCAGCGTGACACACTACAGCAGCCTGGTGCAGTGGCTGCGGCTGGTTGTTCGCTGGGGGGATGGCAAAGTCATTATTGTGCCCGGTGGTGGCTTGTATGCTGACGCTGTGCGGGATTTTCAGCATATGCGCGCGGCTTTGCCTGACGGCCATATTCATGATCAGCAAGCGCATGCATTGGCTATTTATGCCATGGACCAAATGGCGCGCAGCCTGGTTGCTATGGTGCCTGAGCTGGCACTGGTTAGAAACCCGCTTGAGATTGCAGAAAG
Coding sequences within:
- a CDS encoding hydantoinase/oxoprolinase family protein, encoding MKRAVIGWDIGGAHVKAVMLDAQGDIVCVLQQACALWKGLPLLEEAIKHVLHRWQITPEDCDHAVTMTGELVDLFDNRWQGVRAIAETVQAYLPQAAFYWASATDGAGFTAKVIGHEPQIASMNWHASAQCLATSVAALPALVIDIGSTTSDITLCDQQQVFASGWSDAERMASQGLLYTGVVRTPLMALGPLIAWTAPGQTQPVLRHIAAEYFATTADVYRLLGELPVSYDLAETADGQGRSMVDSMRRLARMVGHDVEDKADDVWQSLALAFKAAQLDSLQKAVQSIIVQAPKPPVTLIGLGAGSFLVAALAQRLALAYQPATAFMPAGDLQLKQDAEVCFPAYAVARLWQAWH
- the pabB gene encoding aminodeoxychorismate synthase component I, which encodes MALTQFDLPYAEGMHWLQQVKHLAWPMLLESGRVQTPHTQAKNGVDEETSLGARFDIVVAAPVAKIIHRQPITEVHANQVVKQTEQDPFQVIQQWLSPHVVERVTDIPFAGGALGYFAYDLGRSIEILPALAAADMPLPDMLVGIYDWAIIVDHHLGNSKLVSHCRFIDQQALTTLHQQLLQVPIERQITYQTPAFKVTGEIEPNMDQAAYAQAFQQVKDYISAGDCYQINLAQRFAVSVAGDASQAYDHFRQLSRAPFMAYLQVEDNAGAPLTVLSMSPERFLQVIDRKVETRPIKGTRPRHADATADAQAAEELVHSIKDRAENLMIVDLLRNDIGKVCEVGSVKVDALFKLQRFTNVHHLVSIVRGLLAPKFHALDLLRGCFPGGSITGAPKLRAMEIIEALEPHRRGIYCGSIGYIGFDGSMDTNIAIRTAVICNDRMTFFAGGGVVADSDCAKEYQETFDKASQFFKLVAHFKTKN